Within Seriola aureovittata isolate HTS-2021-v1 ecotype China chromosome 12, ASM2101889v1, whole genome shotgun sequence, the genomic segment CATCGTCTTGAACCAACAGTGCCTTCAGTGTGAGTACAGAAACCAGTGGAAAAGCCAGGTCAATGCCAGTGTCCCATCAGCTGAAGATCAACACCAGACAGGAGGCACGGAAGTAACTCCAGAGGTAGGACATCAGTAGTCAGATATACTGCACCATATCCAAACACACTGCTTTAGAGGTTGATTTACTTGTTGATAGCACTGTGCAtccaagctttttttttcattcagttggATTTTTTTGGATTTTATAAactgttatatttttttcccccataccCATTCTGTGTCATTGTATCACAGGCAGCGGCAACAGATGACTCGGGTGTCCCTGAGATTGTCGCTGTTATTGATGAGGAGAGTGATCCCATGAATGAAACAGAGGAATCAAGTGATCAGGGGGACATGGATTCAGATGATGATtggaagccagtgagggatttGTTGCCGTCTAAAGTGCTTCATAATGAATCtgatgaggaaacagaagaTGACGAAGTAGAGGAAAATGACATTTATCCTCCACTTGCCCCCAAACACAGTCAGCTCTGCACAGAGTGTGGGAGGTTTTACAGTAAACGGTGGCCACACACATGTGAGCACAAAGTAAAGCCCTATTCCTGCAATATCTGTGGCAAGAGATGTGTTAGTGAGGTTGCTCTAAATTCCCACAGCAGAGTCCACAATGAAAACTATGAACATCCTTGCAAATACTGCAACATTACATTCAAAACAAAGGTGGATAAAATCACTCATGAGCAGATCCACCTAACTCAAGGAAAGCCCTATAAATGTCCTGACTGCTCAGAGACATTTGCCACAAATAAGGAACGCAGAACCCACCTGGAGGATCACAGAGGCCCCAAGCAgttaaaatgtcacatctgTGGGATTGAATTCCTCTGGCCACTTTCTCTTCAGAGACACTTAGCTGTGCACACAGGTGTGAAGCCGTACAAGTGTTCGGTGTGCCAGCGTGGCTTCAACCAGGCGGGTCACCTCAAATCTCACATGCGTCTGCACACAGGGGAGAGGCCTTTCAAGTGTCAGCACTGTGACAAACGCTTCAATCACAATGTGAGCTTGAAGAGTCATGTCCAGCGTTACCACGCATCTGGGTGtgaacagaagagagaaaagataaatgaaagGGCAAGTGACACTGGTGATGCTCAGGGTGATGGGAACAAACAAAGTGTTGACTCAGAGCTTGACAATGTAGAGGAAGAACAGGatgcagaagaggaggagaaggagagaaaatataGAACTAAAAAGAATAGGAGAAGCACAGGCAGACCCATTGGAAGGCCTAAGAGCTATGCAGCAGACAACCTGGTTCTGGCAATTCAACTGGAAGGTCCGGATTCAAACACTAAGACTCGTAAACTGCAGGCGAAGAAGTTAAAGAGAGCACAatacagtgaagaagaaagtgaGGATGAGCCGACCGACAGTGACATGACCATCTTTGATTCAacggaggaggaaggggaggaaagCAAAAATGTGCTAAAGAACACAGCAAAATCAAGGGGAAGACCAAAACATTCTGACAGTGACTCGGATTTTAACCCAAAAGACTCAAAGAAAAAGAGGCACAGCAGCCAGAACAGTGGTAAGAGCTCAGGGAAGCGCAGGCGGAGACCAAGAAAAAATCTAGTGGTGTGAAGATTCTTAAAATGAACAGTCTAGTAATTAATTGGGTTTCTAGAGTGTGCGTTCAACTAGACTTCCTAGAAAATGACATACCATGACAGATAGAACATGTTCACTTAGGCCAGGGTCTTCATTAAATGTCATTGCCTTTTACTGTTTAGTAAAGATCAGAAGCTGATGCTTTGATTTCAAAATGCTTTTGAATCTTGTTCACTTTTGTGTGCACCATGGGATCAGACTGGATAAAAGTAAACAGGACTGATGTGAAGTGCCTGTGTTCCTTTCTGCTGTGAATTCCCAGTGCTTTATCCTTCATAATACCGGTTGGCTGATGCGTAAACTGACTGAAAGATGGTCACGTGCTGCTAGCTGGAGAGGTAAATGTAGTTCCTCTGTACATCTAAAAGGTCGTCTTTTGGGACGATAAGTGTGTGAGCAATTTATCTTCAGAAGGGTTGGGTGTgggttttaacattttttttgtggcagCAAGGCTGTAAAATGTTTCAGCTACTTTTGTAGTTACAAGCAGTTACATAAATAGCCACAAAGCCATGCAGCTGTtagaataatataatacattacTTAATTGGTAATTATATAGCCCAAAGCTTAAAAGGGGTGGTTGGTGCATTTTCTGTGTTGGGGTATGCGTGGCATTTTTGCCATATGCTTTTCGTTTAATTTACTCACGCTTCAAGGTAtctgtctctgagatttctgtcCAATACGACAGATGCGAATTGAATTTAGTTTGTGGTGTTCACACACTTGTCCAAATAAGTTATGTTAAGAGTAACATAAATTTCCAGCCACAGTGCCTCTCTACCCTGGATCCACAGTTTTTATGTTGCATGTCAAGTTCTAAGCATCCTCACTTTGCTTTTAGTGCCTAAAACTTCTGCACTGTGATATATTGTTGTTAGATAGACACAGGGAAGTAGCTGTGTTAAGTTATTaggtatttattattttatccattAACGTAGTGACACACTAACAAAAGAGGAGTATATCAGCATgacagatatttatttttcagggtATTTTGCAGGGTACCTGCACATGTGGGATAGAgccatataaatataaatatgatgcATATAATGGATGTTCCATGTGGAAAAGAGGATGGTAAAGCACtaatcaaaaaaaacatcagaactTTGGCAGAAAAAGTGGAATTCAGACAGAAAAGGCGGAACATACTATAGACTAGTATCcttaaaagacagaagaagtagaggagaggaggtggtttTATTTAGATTAAGGTTTGATCAAAAGGGGTTTAAATAAGATACTGTTTCTATTGGGGAAAGTAAATTCACAAGTATGTGAACATTGTAGTATCACTGAAAATGCTGAATATGTAATAATTCCCTGTGTCGAATACAGTGTAACGAAGAAAGGTTGAGAGGTTCTGAAGAATAGGACTTGGAAGGGATATAATTCTTGGTTAACACCGGACTATATAACAGAATacacttttttcatttcattattgtaatACAAAATAGATCCTGTTCTACATACTCCCGTGCGGTGGGTTGCGCTATGTACCTAAAATTAAAAACGcgaagaagaggaagcagcagcagcagcagcagcagcagtagtagtagtagaggaagaacaccaacaacaacaaaccacgCGAACCTCGCCATGTAACCCCGTGGACAACCACTACCCGCCATCGTCGTAGCAGAAATGGCTCCTGACTATTGATACTAGGAAGGGGAACACATACTCCAGTCCCCGTAAACGTCGACAGTAACGCGGTCTGACCACCTAAAGTGCAGGAGGGATGTGCTCCGTCGTCGGATGTGATTCGTCGCGTCGCAGTGCGCAACGATTCAAGTTACCTGAGGACccagagaggagactggagtgGGTTCAGTTTCTCTTCGAAGTCAATGGACAACGACTTAAAGAATCGTGCTGGACTGATATCACCATTTGTAGTGAACACTTCACAGGTGACTGTTTTAGAAACCTGGGCGCGACTGGCACGGCCCAGCTGAAGCACGGTGTTGTCCCATCACTGTGTATCAAGTCTGAGCCAGACGAACTTGAGTCGGATCCGGAGAGCCCAAAATATGAGGTGAGTCTTCTTTTACCGGTGAAACCTGCAGCACTGTGTCCACAGAAAGACGCGCTTCGCATCCCTTCAGACCTGCTACAAACTCGTGCGGTTGACAGTATATTTTCttaatggtttgtttgtttttctgaataaatcGGAGTTCATTCTCACTAGAGTGTAACACTCAAATGTGCTTTCACTTGATGTTATTTGCTGACAAATGGCGCAACTATTAGTAATTAAGCCAGAGACACAGCAGTTATATAATTGTCAAGTcgatttaatgtttttcagttttgcaaGTAGACTTGTTGAATGGTTAGATATTTATAAGATTATCTATTAAAGTaataacacactgacaaaccAGGGTTATATCAGAATGATAATTTAATTGGcaatttatgtttaatttatttttcaagagttttgcccccccccctttccagtattaaagagagaaataaaaaatcgCAGGTATCTCAGGTGTATAGATATTTTCATACTTCCATATCACTAATTTATCCAACCAGAAACACCCATGTAGACTGACATGCTGATGTTACTTTGTCTAGGAGCCTGTGGGAACCCCACAAGTTGATTCTCATTGTGAACAACTTAAAGCATGTGATAGTCCATCTTCCTATTCTGAAGGATCAGGACTGGCATCAGTGGGTAAGAAACCTTAAATTGTGATGTGTTGAAAAATGAATTGGGAATGTGCTCAATATTTTCATGCgagttataaatgttaaatataattttcagCTGTCCCAGTAAGTCCAGTGCCGAGCGATActtcagatgttttcatgtctgatCATGGTCACATTCTGCAAAAGATTGTGAATATTGATATGATCAGAGAAAAGTAAGTAAGACTAACTCAAACTTATATTTTGATTACACCATGTTAGCTTTTTAAACCTGGATCTCAAAtaatttcaattatatttcgTTTTCAGAGCTGCACTTCTTCAGATGAAGGGGAAGTATGTTGTGAATGAAAAACGCTTGCTCCAGCTGTTGAGCACCAAGTGCCCTTTGTGTGGTTCTAAAGTAAAGGTGCAGAAAATTATCCATGGCATACTCATCGTCTTGAACCAACAGTGCCTTCAGTGTGAGTACAGAAACCAGTGGAAAAGCCAGGTCAATGCCACTGTCCCACCAGCTGTATATCAAGACCCGACAGGAGGCACAGAAGTAACTCCGGAGGTAGGACATCAGTAGTCAGATATACTGCACCATATCCAAACACACTGCTTTAGAGACTCATTTACTTTTTGTGGTACCGTGCATCCAAgaaagctttaaaatgaaagataTACAAAATCTACAATTTCCAATATTTTGTCtgtatattcatttaaaacatttttttgaattctAAATATACTTGCAGTTATTTTCCATGCTGGTTGTTATAGAATAAATAGTTAAATGTCTGCACCCATTGCACCTCCTTGTTTGTTTGGCTGTGATATTCAAAACACCAACTGTGCTCTACAGATCTTAAAAAGGTTCAATTTTACCCATACCTATTCTTGCCACTGTTTTTCTCACAGACAGCGTCTGAGGAGAGTGATCCCATGAATGAAACAGAGGAATCAAGTGATCAGGGGGACATGGATTCAGATGACGATTGGAAGCCAAGAGGGGATTTGTTGCCAAGTGGAGTGCTACATAATGAATCTGATGAGGAAACtgacgatgaagatgatgaagtagatgaaaatgacatttatccTCCACTCGCCCCCAAACACAGTCAGCTCTGCACAGAGTGTGGGAGGTTTTACAGTAAACGGTGGCCTCACACATGTGAGCACAAAGTAAAGCCCTATTCCTGCAATATCTGTGGCAAGAGATGTGTTAGTGAGGTTGCTCTAAATTCCCACAGCAGAGTCCACAATGAAAACTATGAGCATCCTTGCAAATACTGCAACATTACATTCAAAACAAAGGTGGATAAAATCACTCACCAGCAGATCCACCTAACTCAAGGAAAGCCCTATAAATGTCCTGACTGCTCAGAGACATTTGCCACAAATAAGGAACGCAGAACCCACCTGGAGGATCACAGAGGCCCCCaggaattaaaatgtcacatctgTGGGATTGAATTCAACCGTTTACTTTCTATTCGGAGACACTTAATTGTCCACACAGGACTGAAGCCGTACAAGTGTTCGGTGTGCCAGCGTGGCTTCAACCAGGCGGGTCACCTCAAATCTCACATGCGTCTGCACACAGGGGAGAGGCCTTTCAAGTGTCAGCACTGTGACAAACGCTTCAATCACAATGTGAGCTTGAAGAGTCATGTCCAGCGTTACCACGCATCTGGGTGTGAACAGAAGAAgggtaaaataaacaaaactgtaaGTGACACTGGTGATGCTCAAGGGGATGGGAACAAGAGAGGTGCGGACTCGGAACTCGACAATGTAGAGGGAGAAGAGGATGCAGAAGAGGAGGTGCCTAGACCTAAAAGGAATAGGAGAAGCACAGGTAGGCCCATAGGAAGGCCTAAGAGAAATGCAGCAGGCAACTTTGTTCTGGCAGGAGAAATGCAAGACCCGGGTTCAAACACTAAGACTAGAAAATCAAAGCAACAGAGGTTAAGGAGAACACAATGCAATGATGAAGAAAGTGAGGACGATCCGTCCGAAAGCGACATGTCCTTTGACtcaaaagaagaggaagaggagaagactGAGAAagtaacaaacaacaaaagcaaatcaagaaaaaagccaaacaaTTCTGACAGTGATATCGATTTTGACGCTGAACACGCAAAGAGAAAGAGGTACAGCAGCCGGAACAGTGGCAAAAGCTCAAGGAAGCGCAGGGGAAGACCAAGAAAAGTAGTTGAAGACACTTAGAGAGACATTGGGCATTTGTGAAGAGGAATACAGTTGAGTGACATACACACCTTTTTACCATGATAAACTGGAACCATTAAGTATTATGAGAAACTAAACATGTTCCGTAGGGCTTGGGTCTCTTAAAATTCCTTTGCTTTTGCACTGTTAAGAGATATCatcattttactttacttttgtaTCCCGTCAACTGATCAGACTGGGTACAAGTAGATTAAACTAGGCAGATTTGAACTGCCGTTGTTcttttgtgttgtatattttcTATTCTTTTACTTCCATAATACGGGCACACACTGTATATGAATGTGTTAATTTTTGGAAGGAGCCACATCTCCTAGCGCCAAGAGTTCACTTGTACTGTACGCCTACAGTACCCTTCAGTATCTTTGTCTTCTGTGAAGGTACAATATGTGCAATTTTCAGAAGGATTGGTGTGTATTTTAACAATTTTGGGGAAACGGGTGCTGAATGTTACAACTGTTTTTGTAGTTCAGAGACAACAAGTTAACTGCAGTAACACTACAGCCAATACAGCGCTTTGAATGGAATGACGTGGTCCCCACTGTCAGTTTCTACATTATTCTGAATAGTTTAAAGGTGGATAATTTGAATTCACACAACTAATTCCTTTTGTACGCAAATACTTATTCCTTATTCCATAATGTGAAACATAAGGTGTCCAATATGATGTTCGACTTCCACAATAAACTTTTGAAAACTGAAGTGAATTTTGAATATTACCATATCCTAGATAAATGGCAACAGCCAGGCTATACAGTTagtttggattttgtttgtcCATGTTTCTTGATATCTCAGATTTCCATCTCAATATGAGTGAAAGGAAAGCTAGattgattttcattcaaatCCACTTTATTGAGATGGATGTTAAAAGATGTGTTCACCTTTTTCCAAGGCTGGTTGTAAACAATTAGGTGCTGAAACAGTTTCTGCTTGCTGTAGtcattcctcctgttcacaCTAGCCACTAAGAAATCCCTTCCCATTGTGATTCCAGTGTAAGTAATAGGGGCCATCTCCCTCCTGtgcaaaaaaattatttaaaccAACTGTTACTTATTCAGTTAATTTGAGCAACCCAGGGTGCAGGATCCTCCTATTAGTTTCAGATTaactttttaatacattttttaatggaAGGAGGACTGTGGATTGTCCCCTGTCACGTGCATTGAAAGCATTAGGGAGGAGTCTTTTAGTGGACAAAAAACGAAACCTGTTTAAATGTTCATATGGGATCTTCCCTATTTTTTTAGGGCAGACTTTAGAAACTGAACCTATCGTTTAGTGTGTGTAAAGGTGTAAAAGCTCAACAGACCCACCTGCTGGTGTCCTCTTCGACCTGCATGTCAATACTGTATCAGTGAATACCAGTACATCTGCGTTAAGGCAAAAGCCAGTTTATTACAGCGCTACACTTGTTTGGCGTCTCACATTATCAAGTTAATAGACGATTTATTACATATCAATGAGTGACGTAATGCTTTTACAATCATTGTACTGGGCTTTATGTTTCCTGAGGAGTTTTGAGTTTGTCTGTTAAAAGTGCTTTAGCTTTCAGAGTCTTCGTTGTTTAAAGATGGCGTACCTCGACAACCCGTGTAAAAGGTATGAGGAATCTTCTGTGTAAGTAATaacaccaaaacacaacaatctCGTGTAAATTCCATGTATTTAATCAAAAGCCGGGATGCGCCTGACACCAAACCACGCGAACCCGGCCAAAGAGCCCCGCCCATCCCGTTACCACGACAGCCACCAGCAAAGATGGCTAGCTGCTAGCTTGTTACAGCTGCTGCCGACCCTGCAGTCTGGCCTCCCGCCCTGTTACACTTCAACACTGTCCAACCACCTTTAAACCTGGAGGGACAAAACTTAAATCCGCGATGTGCTCCGTCGTCGGATGTGATTCGTCGCGTCGCAGTGCGCAACGGTTCAAGTTACCGGAGGACCCAGAGAGTAGACTGGAGTGGGTTCAGTTTATCTTCGAAGTCAATGGACAACGACTTAAAGAATCGTCCTGGACTGATATCACCATTTGTAGTGAACACTTCACAGATGACTGTTTTGACCTGGCTGCGACTGGCACGGTCCAGCTAAAGCCCAGTGCAGCCCCATCACTGTGTATCAAGTCAGAGCCAGACGAACCTCTGGAGAGCCCACAATCTGTGGTGAGTCTGCTGTGACAGCTGTGGTACCATCTGCTCCTCATCCCCCTTCCTGCCTCCTCAACACATCAGAGGATCACACACTCTACCTGTCAAACAAATCCAACTTTTCCAGCTGAATGGTTGGAGTTGTGAGCAGCAcgctgtttatttacaaaagaTGTTTTCAGTGGCTGTTAATCTCAGTGAATAAGTATCTAATCAAGTGATCAATCATAAAGACAAGTCAGTGCCAGAGTCCCGGTTTTCATTGTCAAGGTGTTTATCACATTGTACAGTGACATACTAACAAGTTTCAATGTAGTCAAATACATGAGTTTCTGAGATCTTTATCCCACCCCACTGAGACACATCTGAGGCACGTTGAGAGTCATAGGCTATAATAACAACTATTTGTGTATTCACAATTAAtcttgtaaatgtaatgtataacataaacacaatgaaatcaATACTGGAGCTTCAACAATTAGTCGATCCccaactgttttgataatcgattaatcatttagttttaTGGCTCCATTTTCTCAAATAtaagaat encodes:
- the LOC130179282 gene encoding uncharacterized protein LOC130179282 → MCSVVGCDSSRRSAQRFKLPEDPERRLEWVQFLFEVNGQRLKESCWTDITICSEHFTGDCFRNLGATGTAQLKHGVVPSLCIKSEPDELESDPESPKYEEPVGTPQVDSHCEQLKACDSPSSYSEGSGLASVAVPVSPVPSDTSDVFMSDHGHILQKIVNIDMIREKAALLQMKGKYVVNEKRLLQLLSTKCPLCGSKVKVQKIIHGILIVLNQQCLQCEYRNQWKSQVNATVPPAVYQDPTGGTEVTPETASEESDPMNETEESSDQGDMDSDDDWKPRGDLLPSGVLHNESDEETDDEDDEVDENDIYPPLAPKHSQLCTECGRFYSKRWPHTCEHKVKPYSCNICGKRCVSEVALNSHSRVHNENYEHPCKYCNITFKTKVDKITHQQIHLTQGKPYKCPDCSETFATNKERRTHLEDHRGPQELKCHICGIEFNRLLSIRRHLIVHTGLKPYKCSVCQRGFNQAGHLKSHMRLHTGERPFKCQHCDKRFNHNVSLKSHVQRYHASGCEQKKGKINKTVSDTGDAQGDGNKRGADSELDNVEGEEDAEEEVPRPKRNRRSTGRPIGRPKRNAAGNFVLAGEMQDPGSNTKTRKSKQQRLRRTQCNDEESEDDPSESDMSFDSKEEEEEKTEKVTNNKSKSRKKPNNSDSDIDFDAEHAKRKRYSSRNSGKSSRKRRGRPRKVVEDT
- the LOC130179281 gene encoding transcriptional repressor CTCF-like, which codes for MCSVVGCESSRRSAQRFKLPEDPEKRLEWVQFLATANKQRFKESSWTDITICSEHFKDDCFVYLAPTGSVQLTPSAVPSLCLQPESDEPELNVGSPKCVELVETQEVASQCYQLKTAAQAGPVPRGVSCSTDITDTFLQMQPKNVNIDMIREKAALPQTKGKYVVNEKGLLQLLSTKCPLCGSKVKVKKIIHGILIVLNQQCLQCEYRNQWKSQVNASVPSAEDQHQTGGTEVTPEAAATDDSGVPEIVAVIDEESDPMNETEESSDQGDMDSDDDWKPVRDLLPSKVLHNESDEETEDDEVEENDIYPPLAPKHSQLCTECGRFYSKRWPHTCEHKVKPYSCNICGKRCVSEVALNSHSRVHNENYEHPCKYCNITFKTKVDKITHEQIHLTQGKPYKCPDCSETFATNKERRTHLEDHRGPKQLKCHICGIEFLWPLSLQRHLAVHTGVKPYKCSVCQRGFNQAGHLKSHMRLHTGERPFKCQHCDKRFNHNVSLKSHVQRYHASGCEQKREKINERASDTGDAQGDGNKQSVDSELDNVEEEQDAEEEEKERKYRTKKNRRSTGRPIGRPKSYAADNLVLAIQLEGPDSNTKTRKLQAKKLKRAQYSEEESEDEPTDSDMTIFDSTEEEGEESKNVLKNTAKSRGRPKHSDSDSDFNPKDSKKKRHSSQNSGKSSGKRRRRPRKNLVV